The Coffea arabica cultivar ET-39 chromosome 2c, Coffea Arabica ET-39 HiFi, whole genome shotgun sequence genome includes the window GCCACAAAAGCATTCCTTAAAACCATGAAAATGGTGAGTGCTATCAACTGCAAAATCTTCGAAGCTCCTATGAATTTTGCCTATGTTCCTGTATATGAAAATCAAATGTTATTAGCTTTCTTTTTAGCCTGTTATTGACCGTGACGTGACTTTTCTGCAGGGAAAGGGTACCAAAGAGCCAAATGGAGCAGaattcatttcagctcttgcTGCTGGAAACAATGTGCAATTAATCGTTGTTGCATGTTCCAGCGTTGTGGACTGCACTACACTAGCCCTGGTGGCAGCGGCTCAACAAACCGGTGGACGTGTAATTTGCATCCTTCGTGGGCAAGAAGAACTAGATATATCTGAAAAGATCTTGGGAAGTAATGCAACTCAAGTTCAGTTTGTTATGGGAGACGCCCACATGATGCTTTCAAACTACTGCAAGGAGGCAGATTTCATAGCCATTGACTGTAATCTTGAAAACCATGGAGGAGTTCTCCGAACAATACAGGAAAGCACCAGGCAAAAGAACACCATAGTCCTAGGCTATAATGCATTTTGCAAGGGGTCCTGGAGGAAAGGCGGTTTGCACACTCAGCTGTTACCAATAGGGGAAGGATTGCTGCTGACAAGAATATCTGCAAATGCCAACTTTAATTATTATCC containing:
- the LOC113720380 gene encoding uncharacterized protein, coding for MSKQENMGCWSAENATKAFLKTMKMGKGTKEPNGAEFISALAAGNNVQLIVVACSSVVDCTTLALVAAAQQTGGRVICILRGQEELDISEKILGSNATQVQFVMGDAHMMLSNYCKEADFIAIDCNLENHGGVLRTIQESTRQKNTIVLGYNAFCKGSWRKGGLHTQLLPIGEGLLLTRISANANFNYYPVKSVKTSHWVVKVDKCTGEEHVFRIRSPQGRVVKA